In one Flavobacteriales bacterium genomic region, the following are encoded:
- a CDS encoding ATP-binding protein, translating into MNSPASAIRELLAILAFLITASACAQSGWPAYERFRAVMGQNEPAALGSLGKQLTGSADPRERHLGLLAWAASLHRSDDLVAGISAFDSVLATVPATEYGIRATARQMLSNAFTMLGDPEKGLMVAEEGLRDLPGNGHARERIGLHIVRAEAKLVKGDDLAEVFDAFVVAARLAGSAGFHLGHAQAENGMGLVRLNQAGYDEAWSHFSEALRHGRLAESARSMQNTVANLSITATMSGHYDKALHLCDSLLQAGSLSPEFEANLYTERGVIHKRQGLLDAAIRDFERARALLDPLPSTRTKVKLPHHMASLYWTLGRRDEAFSSLHAALAEAERMNWKDLQAEIHRGLHNYHHELGQLAPALKHIQAYAILSDSVNAVRYDEQIARSAALYDTEKKEHRIKEQEQAIALAAAEDRRKAMQRNALIGTTGALLLVALLLYRAMRHRQRLAAKQKELHDQQVDQLLSQQEIKSINAMLEGQEKERERMAKDLHDRLGSMLGGIKANLSALEDRVESMRQDQQYQKVTRLMEHAVGELRQISHDMAAATLSRFGLEKALKDLRDTLHINGRLQVELNTFGLDQRLERGVEIAVYRIVQESVSNVLKHAKATELSIGVTRAPGRLSVVVSDNGVGFDTAHAGSGMGLGNVRSRAAAIGATVQIDSTPGKGTTVSVECPVVE; encoded by the coding sequence ATGAACTCACCAGCCAGTGCCATTCGCGAACTGCTCGCAATCCTCGCGTTCCTCATCACGGCGTCGGCCTGCGCCCAATCGGGATGGCCCGCCTACGAGCGTTTCCGTGCGGTCATGGGGCAGAACGAACCTGCCGCCCTGGGCTCCTTGGGGAAGCAGTTGACCGGCTCAGCGGATCCCCGGGAGCGCCATCTGGGATTGCTGGCATGGGCCGCCTCCCTTCACCGTTCCGATGACCTCGTTGCGGGCATCAGCGCGTTCGATAGCGTGCTTGCCACGGTCCCTGCCACGGAATACGGCATACGCGCCACCGCGCGCCAGATGCTCTCCAATGCGTTCACCATGCTCGGCGATCCGGAGAAGGGCCTCATGGTGGCCGAAGAAGGCCTGCGCGACCTGCCCGGGAACGGACATGCCCGGGAAAGGATCGGCTTGCACATCGTTCGAGCGGAGGCCAAGCTGGTGAAGGGCGACGACCTGGCGGAGGTGTTCGACGCATTCGTCGTGGCCGCCCGTTTGGCGGGATCGGCCGGCTTCCACCTGGGCCATGCGCAGGCGGAGAACGGCATGGGCCTCGTTCGGCTGAACCAGGCCGGATACGATGAAGCCTGGTCGCACTTCAGCGAAGCGCTGCGGCATGGCAGGCTAGCGGAATCCGCTCGTTCCATGCAGAACACCGTGGCCAACCTGAGCATCACGGCCACCATGAGCGGCCACTACGACAAGGCGCTGCACCTGTGCGACAGCCTGCTCCAGGCCGGATCATTGAGCCCCGAATTCGAGGCCAACCTGTACACCGAGCGCGGCGTGATCCACAAACGGCAGGGCCTGCTGGATGCGGCCATCCGCGACTTCGAGCGCGCGCGTGCCCTCCTTGACCCGCTTCCATCGACACGCACCAAAGTGAAGCTTCCGCACCACATGGCCAGCCTGTACTGGACCCTTGGCCGGCGCGATGAGGCCTTCAGCAGCCTGCACGCGGCCCTTGCCGAGGCCGAGCGGATGAACTGGAAGGACCTCCAGGCCGAGATCCACCGCGGGCTGCACAACTACCACCACGAGCTCGGCCAGCTAGCTCCGGCACTGAAGCACATCCAGGCCTATGCCATCCTCTCCGACTCCGTGAACGCGGTGCGCTACGACGAGCAGATCGCCCGTTCCGCAGCGCTCTACGACACCGAGAAGAAGGAGCACCGCATCAAGGAGCAGGAGCAGGCCATCGCCCTTGCCGCCGCCGAGGACCGCCGAAAGGCCATGCAGCGCAACGCCCTCATCGGGACCACGGGAGCCCTGCTGCTGGTGGCGCTGCTCCTCTACCGCGCCATGCGCCACAGGCAGCGGCTCGCAGCCAAGCAGAAGGAGCTGCACGACCAGCAGGTTGACCAGCTCCTCAGCCAGCAGGAGATCAAGAGCATCAACGCCATGCTCGAGGGCCAGGAGAAAGAGCGCGAGCGCATGGCCAAGGACCTCCACGACCGCTTGGGCAGCATGCTCGGCGGCATCAAGGCCAACCTGTCGGCCTTGGAGGACCGTGTGGAGTCCATGCGCCAGGACCAGCAGTACCAGAAGGTGACGCGCTTGATGGAGCACGCCGTCGGCGAATTGCGGCAGATCAGCCACGACATGGCCGCCGCCACCCTGAGCCGCTTCGGCTTGGAGAAAGCCTTGAAGGACCTGCGCGATACCCTGCACATCAACGGGCGCCTGCAGGTGGAGCTCAACACCTTCGGGCTGGACCAACGGCTCGAGCGCGGGGTGGAGATCGCCGTGTACCGCATCGTGCAGGAATCGGTGAGCAACGTGCTCAAGCACGCCAAGGCCACGGAGCTCAGCATCGGCGTCACGCGCGCACCCGGTCGGTTGAGCGTGGTGGTGAGCGACAACGGCGTCGGATTCGACACCGCGCACGCCGGCAGCGGAATGGGCCTGGGCAATGTGCGCTCGCGCGCAGCGGCCATCGGCGCCACGGTGCAGATCGACAGCACACCCGGCAAGGGCACCACGGTGAGCGTGGAGTGCCCGGTGGTGGAGTAA
- a CDS encoding FG-GAP-like repeat-containing protein, with protein MLIAGPLRVGVHSAQESARPLPGPWKEAPQAVTPLIPIGGPLDPDQAALGRLSAASEAAIPDDWYAQMTRQIASSEYHINWQEDAGAYQSPNRRQDLRVTYRTDGFSLTPRVADSLWTVSLNVGRIGRAGHWMLPTDSAVITVEENLLVADHSRFAIDYRNSAEGMRQNFTVREKPAGDGLLEVRLRYTGTLHAADKGGNAIAFCQPVAGTSSHVPVLWYKDLHVWDAQGDTLEATASLEDDEIVLAVRDDGAQYPITVDPLSTTAAWTAESDQASASFGTSVSSAGDVNGDGYSDIIVGATRFDNGQSNEGRAFVFHGSATGPAAAPNWTFESDFANAELGIAVATAGDVNGDGFSDVAIGANGYTNGHTNEGRIYVFRGSATGLPATPNWTFESDVALARLGTSVACAGDVNGDGYSDVIAGAFDLSNGQTNEGRAYVFHGSAANLPAAPSWTFESNQASARLGRSVAGAGDVNGDGFSDVIIGVYNWDNGKGRALVFHGAGVGLPAAPNWSEEIDLPNAWFGYSVATAGDVNGDGYSDAIIGAWQYYGGLVGEGAAFVYHGSPTGLAAAPAWWREGDQFTAHFGEAVACAGDINGDGFADILVGAPDFDQTLSGTGRAQLWLGSSTGVQSVPHWTSDGTQAAEGLGSSAASAGDVNGDGYSDIIVGAPGYNGGQAGEGRAALYLGAAEGLTANAAWTAESDQAGGLFGCVASAGDVNGDGYSDVIVGASQFDNGQDAEGRAFIHHGGPAGLSPTPAWTAESDQVVALFGISVASAGDVNGDGYSDVIVGADQYDNGQLYEGRAFVYHGSPAGLSPTPAWTAESDQDGARFGWSVASAGDVNGDGYSDVIVGAVYYDNGQPDEGRAFVYHGSPAGLSPTPAWTAESDQAYAWFGRSVASAGDVNGDGYSDVIVGADQYNNGQPDEGRAFVYHGSPAGLSPTPAWTAESDQASAFFGWSVASAGDVNGDGYSDVIVGAGYYDNGQLYEGRAFVYHGSPAGLSPTPAWTAESDQVDARFGYSVASAGDVNGDGYSDVIVGALLFDNGQLYEGRAFVYHGSPAGLSPTPAWTAESDQVDARFGASVASAGDVNGDGYSDVIVGALLFDNGQTNEGRAFVYHGNNGTGRRHNLRLYNTNLTAPISASNIPVTQFGAGLYAKPFLGRGRVRMVWETRIQGQAFSSAGGRITNSTAFTAQQAADSLTFTSGVELKDLVDKLTSTHPITATKVRARLRYNMVTALTGQVFGPWRYMPGYLDGHGTHNNIPLPVEMLWMEAACEASTPTLSWATATERNSSHFIIERSTDGLAWSEAGRLPAAGHSQQVIEYTWRDAAPSSFATVYYRLRQVDLDGQEEVLAVLPMEACGGTDLELVVLPNPTDGPVELRWPPQDEAAGISELRVLDAHGRVLRSERVNAQALWTTMDLSGLAAGVYSIIGISPVGAQVSSVRVVRR; from the coding sequence GTGCTCATCGCCGGGCCACTCCGCGTGGGCGTGCATTCGGCCCAGGAGTCCGCCCGCCCGCTTCCCGGCCCGTGGAAAGAGGCCCCTCAGGCGGTGACCCCATTGATCCCCATCGGCGGACCGCTCGATCCGGACCAAGCCGCCCTGGGCAGGTTGAGCGCCGCATCCGAAGCTGCCATCCCTGACGACTGGTACGCGCAGATGACCCGCCAGATCGCTTCCAGCGAGTACCACATCAACTGGCAGGAAGACGCGGGCGCCTATCAAAGCCCCAACCGTAGGCAGGACCTGCGCGTCACCTACCGCACCGATGGTTTCAGCCTGACGCCGCGCGTGGCCGACAGCCTCTGGACCGTCTCGCTCAACGTGGGACGCATCGGCCGTGCAGGCCATTGGATGCTGCCAACGGATAGTGCGGTGATCACCGTCGAGGAGAACCTGCTCGTGGCGGACCACAGCCGCTTCGCCATCGACTACCGCAACAGCGCGGAGGGCATGCGCCAGAACTTCACGGTGCGCGAGAAGCCCGCAGGCGATGGCCTCTTGGAAGTGCGGCTCCGCTACACCGGCACCTTGCACGCAGCGGACAAGGGCGGCAACGCCATCGCCTTCTGCCAACCCGTGGCGGGCACCAGCAGCCACGTGCCTGTGCTCTGGTACAAGGACCTGCACGTGTGGGACGCCCAGGGCGACACGCTCGAAGCCACAGCCAGCTTGGAGGATGACGAGATCGTGCTGGCCGTGCGTGACGACGGCGCGCAATACCCCATCACCGTGGACCCGCTGAGCACTACGGCGGCGTGGACCGCCGAAAGCGACCAAGCCAGTGCATCCTTCGGCACCAGCGTGAGCAGCGCTGGTGATGTGAACGGCGATGGCTACAGTGACATCATCGTTGGCGCAACGCGATTCGACAACGGCCAGAGCAATGAAGGCAGGGCCTTTGTCTTCCACGGCTCGGCCACAGGACCTGCAGCGGCGCCCAACTGGACCTTCGAGAGCGACTTCGCGAACGCTGAACTGGGCATCGCCGTGGCCACTGCCGGCGACGTGAACGGCGATGGCTTCAGCGATGTGGCCATCGGCGCCAACGGGTACACCAATGGCCACACCAATGAAGGTCGGATCTACGTGTTCCGGGGTTCGGCCACCGGCTTACCTGCCACCCCCAACTGGACCTTCGAGAGTGATGTGGCGTTGGCCCGCCTGGGCACTTCGGTGGCCTGCGCCGGTGATGTGAACGGTGACGGATACAGCGATGTGATCGCGGGCGCCTTTGACCTCTCCAATGGCCAGACCAATGAAGGCCGCGCCTATGTGTTCCACGGCAGTGCCGCTAACCTGCCCGCAGCACCGAGTTGGACCTTCGAGAGCAACCAGGCCAGCGCCCGTCTGGGCCGCAGCGTGGCAGGGGCTGGTGATGTGAACGGCGATGGCTTCAGCGATGTCATCATCGGTGTGTACAATTGGGACAATGGCAAAGGCCGTGCCTTGGTGTTCCACGGCGCCGGCGTCGGTTTGCCCGCCGCGCCGAACTGGAGCGAGGAGATCGACCTCCCCAATGCGTGGTTCGGATACAGCGTGGCCACTGCGGGCGATGTGAACGGCGACGGCTACAGCGACGCCATCATCGGCGCGTGGCAGTACTACGGCGGGCTGGTGGGTGAGGGCGCCGCCTTCGTCTACCACGGCAGCCCCACCGGACTGGCCGCCGCACCTGCGTGGTGGCGCGAGGGCGACCAGTTCACCGCCCACTTCGGTGAGGCGGTGGCCTGCGCGGGTGACATCAATGGTGATGGGTTCGCGGATATCCTGGTGGGGGCGCCCGATTTCGACCAGACCCTCAGCGGCACCGGCCGGGCGCAGCTCTGGCTGGGCTCTTCCACCGGCGTGCAGAGCGTGCCCCACTGGACCAGCGATGGCACCCAGGCCGCTGAAGGACTCGGCAGCAGCGCGGCCAGCGCCGGCGATGTGAACGGCGATGGATACAGCGACATCATCGTTGGCGCACCCGGCTACAATGGCGGGCAGGCGGGGGAAGGGAGGGCAGCCCTCTATTTGGGGGCTGCTGAAGGATTGACCGCCAATGCCGCTTGGACGGCCGAGAGTGACCAGGCAGGCGGCCTCTTCGGATGCGTCGCCAGTGCCGGCGATGTGAACGGCGACGGCTACAGCGATGTGATCGTGGGGGCTTCCCAATTCGACAACGGCCAGGACGCTGAGGGCCGCGCTTTCATTCACCACGGCGGCCCGGCGGGCTTGAGCCCCACCCCGGCATGGACGGCGGAGAGCGACCAGGTGGTCGCCTTGTTCGGAATCAGCGTCGCCAGTGCCGGCGATGTGAACGGCGATGGCTACAGCGACGTGATCGTGGGCGCTGACCAGTACGACAATGGGCAACTCTATGAAGGCCGCGCCTTCGTGTACCACGGCAGCCCGGCCGGATTGAGCCCCACACCAGCGTGGACGGCGGAGAGCGACCAGGACGGCGCCCGTTTCGGCTGGAGCGTGGCCAGTGCCGGCGATGTGAACGGCGATGGTTACAGCGACGTGATCGTGGGGGCTGTCTATTACGACAATGGGCAACCCGATGAAGGCCGCGCCTTCGTGTACCACGGCAGCCCGGCCGGATTGAGCCCCACACCAGCGTGGACAGCCGAGAGCGACCAGGCATACGCCTGGTTCGGCAGGAGCGTGGCCAGTGCCGGCGATGTGAACGGGGATGGCTACAGCGACGTGATTGTGGGCGCTGACCAGTACAACAATGGGCAACCCGATGAAGGCCGCGCCTTCGTGTACCACGGCAGCCCGGCCGGATTGAGCCCCACACCAGCGTGGACGGCGGAGAGCGACCAAGCAAGCGCCTTTTTCGGCTGGAGCGTGGCCAGTGCCGGCGATGTGAACGGCGATGGCTACAGCGACGTGATCGTGGGGGCTGGCTATTACGACAATGGGCAACTCTATGAAGGCCGCGCCTTCGTGTACCACGGCAGCCCGGCCGGATTGAGCCCCACACCAGCGTGGACGGCGGAGAGCGACCAGGTCGACGCCCGTTTCGGCTACAGCGTAGCCAGCGCAGGCGATGTGAACGGGGATGGGTACAGCGACGTGATCGTGGGAGCTCTACTGTTCGACAATGGGCAACTCTATGAAGGCCGCGCCTTCGTGTACCACGGCAGCCCGGCCGGATTGAGCCCCACACCAGCGTGGACGGCGGAGAGCGACCAGGTCGACGCCCGTTTCGGCGCAAGCGTGGCCAGTGCCGGCGATGTGAACGGGGATGGGTACAGCGACGTGATCGTGGGAGCTCTACTGTTCGACAATGGGCAGACCAATGAAGGCCGCGCCTTCGTCTATCACGGCAACAATGGCACGGGCCGCCGCCACAACCTTCGCCTGTACAACACCAACCTCACGGCACCCATCAGCGCCAGCAACATACCGGTCACCCAGTTCGGGGCGGGGCTGTACGCCAAACCCTTCCTGGGGCGTGGCCGCGTGCGCATGGTGTGGGAAACACGCATCCAAGGGCAGGCCTTCAGCAGCGCGGGCGGGCGCATCACCAATAGCACCGCCTTCACCGCGCAACAAGCGGCCGACTCACTCACCTTCACATCAGGCGTCGAGCTCAAGGACCTGGTGGACAAGCTCACCAGCACCCACCCCATCACCGCCACCAAGGTGCGTGCGCGCCTGCGCTACAACATGGTCACCGCGCTCACCGGCCAGGTCTTCGGCCCCTGGCGCTACATGCCGGGCTACTTGGATGGCCACGGCACGCACAACAACATCCCGCTGCCCGTGGAGATGCTGTGGATGGAGGCCGCCTGCGAGGCCAGCACCCCCACCCTCTCCTGGGCCACCGCCACCGAGCGCAACAGCAGCCACTTCATCATCGAGCGCAGCACGGATGGCCTTGCCTGGAGCGAGGCCGGGCGCTTGCCCGCCGCAGGCCACAGCCAGCAGGTGATCGAATACACCTGGCGCGATGCGGCCCCGAGCTCCTTCGCCACCGTGTACTACCGCTTGCGGCAGGTGGATCTGGATGGGCAGGAGGAGGTGCTAGCGGTGCTACCGATGGAAGCTTGCGGGGGTACCGACTTGGAGCTGGTGGTGCTCCCCAACCCCACCGATGGCCCGGTGGAGCTGCGATGGCCCCCGCAGGACGAAGCGGCAGGCATCAGCGAGCTCCGCGTGCTGGATGCGCATGGGCGGGTGCTGCGCAGCGAGCGCGTGAACGCCCAAGCCTTGTGGACCACGATGGACCTATCCGGGTTGGCCGCTGGGGTGTATTCAATCATCGGCATCAGTCCTGTGGGCGCACAGGTGAGCAGCGTGCGCGTGGTGCGTCGATGA